The Vespula pensylvanica isolate Volc-1 chromosome 24, ASM1446617v1, whole genome shotgun sequence genome includes the window tattaaaaaaaaaagatatcactATGTAATTACTCTCTTGCACagaagttattaattaatatgtatataatatatatatgtagttgtCTTATTTTAGTACGtatactaatatttaaaaactattCAGAACAATTTTACTACTAATTGATACGATAAAAACTATATTGCGTTAAGTAAGATAATATGTGATACTCCTTTCAAAATGactctaataaaaaaaaattacgtgtAAGGCGAAGAAGATAAAGTCGTAGAGTTAAATATcaaagttataatatttagTCCCAATAGAATTTACTTatcaaatatacaataatcAGTACTTGCcgtaaatatatcttatttaagAACAATTGatgttttttattgtaaaaataaatctttttctctctctctctctctctctctctctctctccctctctttctctctttacaccaaaaaaagaataagaaacatTAAGGTCGTTGAAAATCggagtaagagaaaagaaaaattatttcctaatGCAATGCAGTTTCCATCGTAATGTACAATATGTAAGGacgtgtaaagaaaaaatccaaGCGAGCATAACACTCACGATAACGTGAAATTTTACGGATTGCATGTTCATCGTTGATAGAATTTCTTTCGGAGAACGCCAATGACAATATATATCCGCGCAAAGCAAAGGTTCTCTATCGAAACCATAAATGGCTTGCATGATACCTTCGAAAGCATATCTGAAACAATGGAGacagaataaaaagtaaattttccatttctctcttgatTTGTGTACTTAGAAAATCATTCTTACCTGAAGAAACTGATCGTGCAAAATGGTTGATAATACGATGCGATTTCATTgagttttaaaaagaaacccGCGAATAAAAACATCGGAATGCTCAATGCAGGAATGAGAAATGTtccaatctaaaaaaaaaagagagagagaactataaaagtataaatacataacacATAAACGTAATTGAACTGAATTTAGCATttagtaaatgaaaaagaagttttttaaatttgaacgAATATTTACTTGAGTATCGAATGCTGCACCCACTGTTATTCCAACCGATTGCCCGAGAATAGTATGCAAAATGCAAACTAACCAAGCTTGCATAAGACTATTGCGTTCCATAGGTTGACCAGTCATATAATatgctataataaaaaaggaagaaggacagagtaactaaaaaaaaaaagaaacaaagaaagaaaaggaaaataaaaggttTCCGTTTTATCGAGTTGaatttttcgttgaaaatatctCATAATTTTACGTACCTGTATCGGTAAATCCGAAACTAcctttgatatataataaggCAGCAGGTTGTaccaattatttaaatgttctCGATAAAAAACCGATGCCTCGGTAGGaactacgaaagaaataaacgtgagacatttttataatctttaataGATTACAGGATGCAATACAACATGCGTATTTGTGTAATCGCTTACATATCTGGACGACCGGCAACGAGTTAgcgaagaatagaaagagtaagaaaaaaaagatgcaaGAAATGTTGCTGGTTACTTTATTTGCATCGTTACcaaaatcgtaaaatatagAGCCCAATAAAAGTGCAACAATTACGTGTGCGGCGAATCTTAGCTTTGTCATAATctgaaatttaaatgaatttcttaCGCATCTCGTCTATGTACATCATCGTATATTTTAGCGCTACGTTATTTACATACATGCTCACGTATTATCTACGtatgcatatttatattttatcacgcTTTACTCACGTTGTCTCGCATAATACATATGAAGGATCGTAAcaataaaatcttttgttGCTCCCATATAGACAATTCTCGAAATTTCTCGTTCGCTAAGTTACTTTCTTCGTCCATTTCTAATCGTTTGAAAGATATATTCGTATCCCTTTCTAGAATGTTTACgtcgaaaaatttatcattccTATAACGTTTCTACAATCGTTGTTCTTCCTTTATTGCTATACGTACaggatatttcattttgtttcaacatttgaaatatctccgttatttttaacgatacgaTCAAATCTCAAAGGAAGAAATAGTTTAATCCAACTGTGGCAATATTTTATCGacagatttttattatcaccgtttttttattaaagtaaaacaaaTTCATTTATCTGTACATGTATGCCTATACGTACCGTTCTTGTAAAACTCGTATTGTGATTTCCACTGGACATATTTGaccgaattaattttatctagaTTCTTTAAATTGTCGTCACATCGATTAGTCACCACCTCCAATACTAAAATCAAAAagatctctatctctattgaTCTAATCTCGTGTTAGATTTTTTAGATTCTTAGATATTCGTACGATTATAtcctttttacgatatattataatcttattggcaataaatgaaattacaaaagaataccgaattcgacgatattataaaaacgcGGAGAAATGTATCCAGCTTCCTTGAAAGTGTCCAACACATCTTTACGAGGGCCGCAATACAAGGTTTTACCTTGATCGATAACTATTATGTTATCAAATTCAGAAATCATTTGACTACTGGGTTGGTGAACCGCACAAGCTACCGTACATCCTGATTTCGACATCGAATGTAACAGATTAATAAcctatgaaatataattcgGGCTGTGTTCGAATTAAGACTTGAAAAAAGTTGACTCATAAGTAAATAACTATATTAACCTGATTAGAGGATACACTGTCGAGTCCGCTCGTGGGTTCGTCCAAAAGTAAAACAGCCGGTTTCGTAACGATCTCTGTACCGATCAAgagtctctttttttcaccgCCACTTAATTTCCCAGCTGCCGTGTCAAGGCAATTCATCAATCCGAGACTTTTGACGATATTGTTGACCTATCGAtggattattatcaattattcgtTGTAATTAAAACGTGAAAATCATTGATCCGAATGATTCCGAAATAATtgtccaaaaaaaagaaacaaaataaacagCATGTATTCCTTCGAAAACTTCCTCTATTCacacaaatttttcatatctctttctctcctccggTTTCTCACATCTTCGGTGAAATGCAACTTACGATAAAGTGTAACTTTACGGTTGAATATCCTTGACCCAATTTGAGACGCGCCGCAATGTAGAGAGTTTCTTTCGTAGTCAATAAAGGATGCAACGTGAATTCCTGAGGTATGTAACAGATTTGTTTTCGGTATATATTCGCATCTATCTTCTCGCGATCATTTATCTTAATAGATCCTTTCACGTTGGACGATTTAACACCAGATATTATGCTCAGCAAAGTCGACTTGCCCGCACCAGATGGACCAACTACGGCCGTCAATTTCCCTGGCTCGAAACATCCCGTTGCATTTTGTAATATCTTCTTCCGTTTCTCTGCGGAAGAAGATAACGAGATATTCCGATCGATTTAAACTTTTCTTACTATACTTGTTTCGCGTAATACGCGCGAATTATTCTATGAAATTCTAATGtgtgatttttttataatagatgtTCCAGTAGATCGAATTGGAATAATATGATAGCGAAGTTCGGCCAATAAGCAAAATTCCAAAAATAAACGTGCAAATGATATTCGTTGAATTCTTCTAATAATAGGgtgaagaaaacaaaaaatgattcaGACTTATACTAAACACGATAACCGACATTTATTCATAGAAGCGATCTTTTATCGTTGATTCTTTTACTTCGCCATCATTCTCACGTTTCATGTATATGCAACAGTGAATTAGCTTTGATCTTTGCATTCCACGTACGTGTCtgactttactttttttattgctataaaagcaaaataaaaataaagaaaagtcaaCTTATGacgtaaacaaaaatttctgaTAATAACGTAAAACGGAGAGggcaaattatttttttttatatctcgaaCGATATTAAATCGAGTACAACGATTACGtctgataaattatttcaaagataatgTCGATTAAAGATCgataagagataataaaaacgattataagagcgattaaaaaaaaaaaaaaaaaatacgttttgCTCGTAaatttccattatttcttataatagcGAACTAATGTAAGTCAAATGAGTCTTTCAGACTTACCTTTGTCGATCGGCAAGCTGTAAGACAAATTCTGGAACTCTATATAGAAACATACGTCACGTTTCAACCAAGAACACTGGGTTTCATCTGAATTCTGACGATGATCAATCATTGAATCGACGATCTCATGATCGTTGtctatttgatatatattatcatcacCGCTACGTCTCACATCCATCTCTTAACaagctcgttcgttctcgtcTTTAGCgaatatatttagatacatTTACACGTTTACttacatgtacacacatatatgtgcatctcgttttatctctttaacaaacaacaaaataaagtCACAATTAAACATTGTATGAAATCGACGTAACGAAATTTCAACGCTTTTATCAGCAAGAGATATTGTGTACTTTGATactaaagaaaatgattattttgatCGACCGACGAACGTGCAGAACtcatttgaaatttcaatgtTCATCGAATGTACGTTCCGAGCACGAGAAGAGGGTTCAGGGTTCACGGTTTACGATTCACAGTTCATTGTTCACGGTTCATTTTAGAATATAGattagagaaaggaagaaacttttttatttttaacgagtgTAACCGCAACTAATCTTTGACGATTGCGATATTTACCATTTAATGATTCGAAGTTGCCAAAtgaagaataacaaaaaaatatcagttaggaaatgaatttaaaaaaactctctctttctctctctctctctctctctccctcgcgcgcgcgcacacacacacgcgcacgcatCAGCCACACTTGGTTACGTTTAAAAGTTGGTTGAAATTCCGTTACTTTGTCAATTTATACACTTCCCACTTTCATAAATAGATACCATCGTCTAATCACTTTTAATCATAACGTCATTTATGACACtttcaattataatatcatttacgCTAAAGTAAATGCTGTTAACGAGTCGGGCGTTCACGATCGAATCGACCGTCCAAGCATTCCTCGTCTTTCGCCTTCGATTTAACTTTCTCTTTGGATTGATAGTTGCACGCAACAGAAACGTTCTGAAGGCACGTGTTTCCTTGTGTTTTTACATTTCTGTACTTACAAGTCAACGAGCGAACGCATACTCTAAAAGCCAATTGAATGAAATGGCATGTGCGTTAAGTGGTCGGCAAGAGAGCGggtagggagagagaaagagagagagagagagagagagagagagagagagagagaataactgATCGTTAAATGAACGGACGATTAGAATCCCGTTTTCGCTAGCCTTCTTATCTCGGAGCTCTCTCGAGATAGaagatagaggaaaaaaaaatatttaatattctatgttaactttcttttactttcattatttactttaaGTTCTTCTTATCTGCTTTGTTTATAatgtatatctcttttctttctatatatgtatctctcttttttgttctctcctctcttcaaTCTGATTTTTTATCTGCCCATTTGttcattcattttccttttttcttgatcgCTGGATCACGCGAAGATGCCAACTTCCAgcattatgtatttttctcatcgatttttatttttccttttattttttgcatatTCAAGATACTCGatagattttttaatgatgGAGAACCTGTTATATCCTTTATAAAAAGTTGAGTCACATAAAATTGTTGGAgctatgattatattatagatatttctttgCATCGTTTATCGTTCTAACTCGTATGATATTCCAACTGGTGTAATACATcagttaaatatattcttatttgaaattaaaagaatacatTCCAAACGAGAGTTAATCGAATAAAGGAAACGTACGTcagttacaaaaaaaagaaacgataatgaTCTGTTAATTTGAGATCTGAAAatggtatatatattgaaataaataagaaagagaagaaaaaagaaaaaagtaaaaagaaaaaagcaaaatagcGCAAACAGCGGAATTCGAAGTAACGATATTCGGATCAATAGTCTGAAATGCTTCGTAGCAAGGTTTTGCAGCTTCTTCTCAAAGTTTTAATATCTACCATATCTATctaaatctatctatctatgataattattataaacgaatcgacatttttcaaaatcaataaCTGGCTGGTTGGCGTGTTTTATGGTTGTAGCAAATTAAAGTCAGACTACAAATCTCCACGagctataaatataaaaaattataaaaattctgttATCATCTGCACTTCTTGTGAAAGAGCTTCTTTAAAAATCCATTTTTATAAGTTATTATGTAGATTATTAGTAGTGAACCTGTTACAAAAACAAACATTCGATTATCACGAAAGGCGAACTTTGtcagaatgaaaaaaaagtgatctgcaatttgaattaaaataaagcaaatgatatatgatatactaTAAACAACAATAATTTACATAGCATGAATTTATACAAGACACGGCGCAAAAATGACGAATTATGTATAACGCGATAAAAAGGGAACTTACATAAAACGACGTATAGATAACGTATCCAACTCGATCATTTTAAATCTTGCTGTTGATTATATACAGGACATGTCTCAGAATAAAGTTATCATCATTCAAAGGGAGAAATACAATCATATGGAGATAGTAAAATATAGATTTATGCGATATGATCCTCATCCCTTGTATTTTACGAGAATCTCCCGTATATACCTGTGTAAATAAGTACATCTTACTCTCACATACGAACACATATTCCACTCGCATACGAATCGTTTACGATTAGATTAGCTTAAGCAGTAATACGATAGAGTACATTTAGCTAACGATATCGCAGTTCGAAgtgaataaatcaaaaaaagaaaaatggtgcAATACCTGTTATgtgaaagatttttcttttcatatagatatatctagaatctgaaaaaatttataaatatatatatatatatatactcgctTTATAATTGCTCGATAAGATTTTTACCGTATTTTCGGAGAATACAAGAAATACGTACAAGAggcaaatttataaaatatgtgtatatacattttttccttatagatgctttagataaaaaattgtgaaaaggttcattcaatattttcgatcTTACTACAACAAaacattattctattttattgcaattccttttttatttttctcaaactCGAGAAAAAGTCGAATTTTGAGacgaattatataataaacaagtaATTCACGAATACACACAGTCAAGATCGCAGTTAACTACGATGAAGTAGCTCGAGTAGCAGAGAAATAGCGAACATTTATGAAATTATCGCAGCGCGTAAACGTTtacaggaagaagagagatatacaTTATCAAAATCGtaacgatcgttaaaattCTCTCTTGAAATGCAACAGAATAATTCTCGAATTTGAGAAATTCgtgtattaaaatttaagatCGCGCAGCTGTCGTGAGCGCGGTAGTAGCAATGACGCGACTTGCGCTTATATTTAAACTTTACTCAGTGGCCAGGGATTTCGTTGGTAAATAATGTCTCGTCTAATAACATTAACAACGACAAAACTTGTTTGTACCGCTCGAAGCACCGTCGTTGACTCGTTCTTTTATGCTAAAAATTTAAACCATTATCGCGCGAAGCCACcgatatcaaaagaaattgtaCTAAAGAGCATAACTTTCGACGAGTCTTTTGAGAAATGAATATGAATAGTGTttctatgtaaaaaagaaaaagaaaaaatcaaaactataaaatatcatcCGTATTTATTTCCTCCGCGATAGATTGCTGGGAATCATCCTTTCGTAATATAACCTTTCTCGGAATAACATTACGATTAGAAAATACATTTCTCacattatctatattttatttcttaacgtttttatcaaatttaaatttaataaaaatgatgagaGTGGTCATCATCGAGCGACCAGAAGatcttaaaagaaattttttgccAAGGGAGACTTTTTAAAGAGACGAAAACGAGTTTATCCTCATAGAGGAGGGTATATGGCGATGGCAATGGAGGTTTGGTCGAAAATAACTTCTGACCCATATATCAGAAAATTATCCAAAGAGAAATCTCCAACGTTCTTTTATCCCAAAGGTGCGACATATCCTTCAACCTTCTGATTAAGCTTCCATCGATTTATAGATGGCGATatgctataaataaaatatttgcataaTACGTTCACTCATTTTATCGGGCCTggaaaataacgaataacgAAGTATGTAACGCGTGATCGATTGAAATACATGTTACACGTGTAATAAGGTACATTAATGacgcacatacatatctttttaGTAGATTATTCATATTAGTTCGGAGGTGAAATCAAACATTAAccaaaatcatttatatattccaaTTTACGAacagaataaataattgattcatTCGAAGTATTCATTCGAATTATTCATCTAGAtgattcaataattttgtaatagttCGTTTGATAAAGTACAAATATATGCTCGGAGTGTTCTTTATGCAATTAAAATCTTAAACTCTAAGAAATTCGATTAGAACATTAGAAAATTCCAAGAAGAATACTACCATTCATCATTCATTCCCACTTGAAATTGTTAAGAATCAAGCTGCTCtgttatcgtttaaaaatgttcCGTGATGCAAGGGATCAAACAAaggtttttctcttttattgaACAAAATAGCAAGTCCCATCGATCAAGAAGAAACGCATACGTACGTTAAACTGGAGATATTAGCTTGCGCAAGACCATTTGTGCTAGTATTATAATTCGCTGACACGACGAGCATCGTCCAGCCGTGTGCGCGCGAGCGCAGGCGTTACTATTAATAAGTCAGAGATTCTACGCGCGCTCACGCTTTTGGCCTCGAGAGATTTTCGAAAAGTCTTTGGATCGACTCTTTACGCAAATGAATAAGCGTCTAATATTAGAATGTTGAAAATCGTGGAAAGCAGTAGTAGCATCAGCATTGGAAACtgaagctctctctctctctctctctctctctctctctctctccctttcgcgGGGGCTCATATTAAAAGAGCACCACTCCGGTTGGACAGATTCCTTCGAGGCGTGGGCTGCATCATCTATTGCGTGTTCAGTACCGCGGGTATAAGACGGACCGTCGATTTCCCTCGACAGTTCAGTCctctgaaaagaaatatcacgAAAGGATGGCCCTAGAACGTCAAGTCCGCGCCAAGGTAATTCTTCTGattcaacgagaaaaagagggaaaaagaaaataagcgTTCGACTCCCCTTGAAATTGCTAGTCAGTCGGGATTCAATAGTGAAGATCGCGATAATccttcgatataatattaaggAACGTGCCCCGAGTCAACTTCGAAAacggaatagaaaaagaatgtttagATCGGTGTGCAtgctctccccccccccctcctcTCTATCTCACGCTTCTGGTGGTCGATCGaatcagaagaaaaagaaatcatcgaAAGTGCCCGAGAGACAAGCTTTAGGTAAAGGTTCGTTCCACTCATTCGCAGATCGCAGCCAAACGTGATCCCGAGCAAGAACGCGAGGCTCAGGAATGGATCGAATCCGTTCTTGGGAAAAAGTTCCCACCTGGCGAACTCTTTGAGGACGTTCTCAAGGATGGTCAGGTTCTTTGTCACCTAATGAACAAAATTTCACCGGGATCAATTCCAAAGATCAACACTGCCGGTGGACAGTTCAAGATGATGGAGAATATCAACGTGTAAGCTGGCAActatccttatttttttcttttcattaactTCGACTCTGATCGAGCTTATCTCTCGGCAGATTCCAGAAAGCACTCAAGGATTACGGCGTAGCGGACGTTGATGTCTTCCAAACGGTCGATCTCTGGGAGAAGAAGGACATAGCCCAAGTTATTACGACTCTTTTCGCCCTTGGTCGTACGGTatgttatatcgtatatattcaaCATATTctcaaaataattcataattaatttcttctcgaTTAGACATACAAACACCCAGAATGGAAGGGGCCTTATCTAGGTCCGAAACCAGCAGATGAGTGCAAGCGTGAATTCACGGAGGAACAATTGCGTGCCGGTGAATCTGTAATCGGTCTACAAGCCGGCTCCAACAAAGGTGCCACCCAATCTGGACAAAGTATTGGTGCCACTCGCAAAATCCTCTTGGGAAAGTAAATTCGATAAACGAgctaatttgtattttatatgtatgtaaatatgtaattacGGCATCTTTTTTAACcgattaatttatcgttattatttacacaattgtttttcttttttcgcgcCCATTccccttctttcgtttctctcgctTAACGAACGATATCGGAAAATCGAAGAATTAGAATAAAGTAACTATGACATAAATGGATCGTTtggtatatttatttcgatacttTCAATCTACTGAATGTTGTTTCAATATTTGTTATGGCTACGTGAAATagtcgattgaaaaaaaaataattgaatcaaTGACCCAGGGATCAAAAAGTATGGTAATCATGTGATCGCTAGTTTTACATACTCACTTCGTTGTAgtctttaaaataatgatcAGTTTCCATTTTGATAGACGGTATAACGTACCTTTCGTCGACGAGTGCACAAacgggagagaaaaagagagagattcgttgaaaaattagtTCGTTTAAAAGTTTCAAAGCACCGACCAATCGACATGCATTTCTTCTGTATTACGAAGGTATAAAGTAGTATTTTCGAACGAGAAGATAGACAACAAGGGTATCGACATACgacatagatatattatattaaaagtaagaccaagattttacaaaaaaattcatcCTATTTTCGAGTTCCGTTCAACATTTAATTACGATTGATTTCaatcgtaattataaaaataaatgtaatgatACACCTTATTCCTGTTGGTTAATCATTCGATAAACGAgctaatttgtattttatatgtatataaatatgtaattatgaCATCTTTTTTAACCGATTTAtctgtcattattatttacacaATTGGatgtttttcttatatatatatatatatatatatatatatatatatataaattacttttttctttcaaaattcgACTTTAACGAAATCTGCTTTTTCTCACGATCGAAATGGATTAGTCATCGACTTTtcgattttacaatttttctcgaaTGTTCAAAGtcgaacatttaaataaaaaagataagtcAAAACTAGGAAAGAAATTTGCTAGTCACTCGAACGCCTTTGATAGAGTTACATAAGATATATGTGTCAAAGttcttttcattgatttatacagattatttcttattatttctatcacGTTGGATCGTTTTGAACGTATTATTTGGATTCACtcaatcgatcgagaaaacaCGTGGGAGGGATTGAAAGGAAAGTAATAAGTAAATAGATTGACGATGTACTTCgcgaaaacaataaaaacgtACTCGAATTCGTGCGTGTCTTTCCACATCGTATTTCCGTAACGAAATT containing:
- the LOC122637007 gene encoding ATP-binding cassette sub-family G member 1-like, with protein sequence MDVRRSGDDNIYQIDNDHEIVDSMIDHRQNSDETQCSWLKRDVCFYIEFQNLSYSLPIDKEKRKKILQNATGCFEPGKLTAVVGPSGAGKSTLLSIISGVKSSNVKGSIKINDREKIDANIYRKQICYIPQEFTLHPLLTTKETLYIAARLKLGQGYSTVKLHFIVNNIVKSLGLMNCLDTAAGKLSGGEKKRLLIGTEIVTKPAVLLLDEPTSGLDSVSSNQVINLLHSMSKSGCTVACAVHQPSSQMISEFDNIIVIDQGKTLYCGPRKDVLDTFKEAGYISPRFYNIVEFVLEVVTNRCDDNLKNLDKINSVKYVQWKSQYEFYKNERDTNISFKRLEMDEESNLANEKFRELSIWEQQKILLLRSFICIMRDNIMTKLRFAAHVIVALLLGSIFYDFGNDANKVTSNISCIFFFLLFLFFANSLPVVQIFPTEASVFYREHLNNWYNLLPYYISKVVSDLPIQLLCPSSFFIIAYYMTGQPMERNSLMQAWLVCILHTILGQSVGITVGAAFDTQIGTFLIPALSIPMFLFAGFFLKLNEIASYYQPFCTISFFRYAFEGIMQAIYGFDREPLLCADIYCHWRSPKEILSTMNMQSVKFHVIVSVMLAWIFSLHVLTYCTLRWKLHCIRK
- the LOC122637022 gene encoding muscle-specific protein 20, with the protein product MALERQVRAKIAAKRDPEQEREAQEWIESVLGKKFPPGELFEDVLKDGQVLCHLMNKISPGSIPKINTAGGQFKMMENINVFQKALKDYGVADVDVFQTVDLWEKKDIAQVITTLFALGRTTYKHPEWKGPYLGPKPADECKREFTEEQLRAGESVIGLQAGSNKGATQSGQSIGATRKILLGK